Proteins encoded by one window of Carassius carassius chromosome 30, fCarCar2.1, whole genome shotgun sequence:
- the LOC132110864 gene encoding cell division cycle and apoptosis regulator protein 1-like isoform X3, with translation MAQFGGQKNPPWAAQFAATAVSQPGHSGQSLDLNSLHSLGVQQPSLLGASPMYTQQSALASLNTQSAANYQLSQQTAVLQQQAAAAAAAAALQQSQINSALQQYQQQQQQQQQQQPPQAPPQHPPHQQTLYNVPHQLPQPQQALLSQPPVALPTSLSLSNPQQTAQITVSYPTPRSSHQQQTQPQKQRVFTGVVSKLHDTFGFVDEDVFFQLSAVKGKTPQVGDRVLVEAVYNPNMPFKWNAQRIQTLPQLPNQTNQPPGPNMMKQGPTMLQSLPPPTTFSVQAQGPPPSLLQAQLSAASLAPLLQNPPQPLLPQPSPKDSVFSGGLLQPPVRMMPQPQQVRRVDPSPRFPSRSDRPELILRKDDRSRERDRERRRSRERSPPRKRSRDRSPRRERSPRRPRKVVPRYTVQFSKFSLDSSYNCDVMELRRRYQSLYIPSDFFDAVFTWVDAFPLTRPFTFGNYCNFHIMHKEVDSLVKNTAVLDPHDANHTYSAKVMLLANPSLDELYHKSCALAEDPAELRDSFQHPARLIKFLVGMRGKDEAMAIGGHWSPSLDGADPENDASVLIKTAIRCCKALTGIDLSLCTQWYRFAEIRYHRPEETHKGRTVPAHVETVVLFLPDVWHCLPTRSEWEGLSRGLKEQLAEKLVAERKEADGEQEEEDKDEDDLKEVTTPTHWAKLDPKSMKVNDLRKELESRTLSSKGLKSQLIARLTKQLKVEEQVEESKEPEKPEPPSVEEDESCRPEDDREEEERKRQEEQERQRRERRYVLPDEPTIIVHPNWAAKNGKFDCSIMSLSVLLDYRLEDNKEHSFEVSLFAELFNEMLQRDFGYRICKAFTCLPSKDERKDKKEKTKKEADRRDVKKERDEENGEPATKRMREEDEKRKDEEKERGIKREESKDDDDNEDGSSNNNADEYDPLEAEDADDYDDDDKDDEDSNGRDRRDDRRDERKSKERSSKDKDEKKKQMVTFNKDLLMAFVYFDQSHSGYLLEKDLEEIMYTLGLHLSRAQVKKLLNKPLVRESCHYRKLTDRPKDEPSPTLTSDALTDNLLGNQSLLPSLKVKRESEDSSESSSLIVYKGSMVDVGSMMQKLEKSEKTREEIEQKLMQQDIKMEEDSKHIVELEAAHRSLQRELEEVKNNLRETENNLRASDQQKGSFEHQLHSTVSSIDTIMKEIKGVLSQGDPSDDSDQKTQANGSDE, from the exons ATGGCCCAGTTCGGGGGTCAGAAGAACCCTCCGTGGGCGGCCCAGTTCGCCGCCACAGCAGTTTCACAGCCCGGCCACTCAggacagtcactggacctgaacagTTTACACT CGTTAGGAGTACAGCAGCCGTCCCTCTTGGGAGCGTCTCCTATGTACACTCAGCAGTCGGCTTTAGCCTCCCTCAACACACAGTCGGCTGCCAACTACCAGCTCTCGCAGCAGACCGCAGTGCTCCAGCAGCAGGCCGCAGCAGCCGCTGCTGCAGCAGCATTACAGCAG TCGCAGATCAATTCAGCCCTGCAGCAGtatcagcagcagcaacaacaacaacagcagcagcagccgcctCAAGCCCCCCCACAACACCCTCCACATCAACAAACTCTATACAACGTCCCACATCAG CTTCCACAACCCCAACAAGCCCTGCTATCACAG CCCCCTGTTGCCTTGCCAACCAGCCTGAGCCTGTCAAACCCACAGCAGACGGCACAGATAACCGTATCCTACCCGACCCCGCGCTCCAGCCACCAACAGCAGACCCAACCCCAAAAGCAGCGTGTTTTCACCGGGGTCGTCAGCAAGCTACACGATACTTTCGGCTTTGTTGATGAGGATGTCTTCTTCCAGCTCAG tgcggTTAAGGGGAAAACACCCCAAGTCGGCGATCGTGTTCTGGTGGAAGCTGTCTACAATCCCAACATGCCTTTCAAGTGGAATGCCCAGCGCATCCAGACGTTACCTCAGCTGCCCAACCAAACG AATCAACCACCAGGCCCAAACATGATGAAACAAGGTCCCACCATGCTGCAGTCTCTCCCCCCGCCCACCACGTTCAGCGTCCAGGCCCAGGGACCTCCTCCATCTCTTCTGCAGGCCCAGCTCTCAGCTGCCTCTCTGGCCCCACTGCTGCAGAACCCCCCACAGCCCCTGCTTCCCCAGCCTTCCCCTAAAG ACTCTGTGTTCTCAGGGGGTTTGCTACAGCCCCCGGTGCGGATGATGCCTCAGCCGCAACAGGTGAGGCGCGTGGACCCCTCACCCCGCTTCCCCAGCCGAAGTGACCGACCAGAACTCATCCTGAGGAAAGATGACCGCAG TCGGGAAAGAGATCGAGAGCGAAGGAGATCAAGAGAACGTTCACCCCCACGGAAGCGTTCTAGAGACCGGTCTCCTCGCAGAGAGCGCTCTCCAAGACGGCCACGCAAAGTCGTCCCAAGATATACAGTGCAGTTCTCCAAATTCTCTCTCGATAG TAGTTACAACTGTGACGTGATGGAGTTGCGGCGGAGGTATCAGAGCCTCTACATCCCCAGTGACTTCTTTGACGCTGTGTTTACCTGGGTAGACGCCTTTCCTTTAACACGGCCTTTCACTTTTGGAAACTACTGTAACTTCCACATCATGCATAAAGAGGTGGACTCTCTGGTGAAGAACACGGCTGTGCTGGACCCCCATGATGCCAATCACACGTACAGCGCAAAG GTAATGCTACTGGCCAATCCTAGTCTAGATGAGCTGTACCATAAGTCCTGTGCTCTGGCAGAAGATCCAGCAGAGCTGAGAGACTCCTTCCAGCACCCTGCCCGCCTCATCAAG TTCCTGGTGGGGATGCGGGGCAAGGACGAGGCTATGGCCATCGGGGGTCACTGGTCTCCCTCTTTGGATGGGGCCGACCCGGAAAACGATGCCTCGGTTCTTATAAAGACAGCCATACGTTGTTGTAAGGCTCTGACAGGCATTGATCTGAGTTTATGTACCCAGTG GTATCGTTTTGCAGAGATACGCTATCACCGCCCTGAGGAGACTCACAAAGGGCGGACAGTCCCCGCACATGTGGAGACAGTGGTTTTATTTCTCCCGGATGTTTGGCATTGTCTTCCTACCCGCTCAGAGTGGGAGGGCCTGTCCCGTGGACTCAAGGAGCAGCTGGCAGAGAAACTCGTGGCTGAACGGAAGGAGGCTGATGGAGAACAG GAGGAGGAGGATAAGGATGAAGATGATTTAAAGGAAGTCACTACCCCAACTCACTGGGCCAAGCTTGATCCGAAATCCATGAAG GTCAATGACTTGCGTAAGGAGTTGGAGAGCCGTACACTGAGCTCTAAAGGGCTGAAGTCTCAGCTGATCGCTCGCCTCACCAAACAGCTGAAGGTGGAGGAGCAGGTGGAGGAGTCAAAGGAGCCGGAGAAGCCAGAACCTCCGAGTGTGGAGGAAGATGAGTCCTGCAGACCGGAGGATGACCGAGAG GAAGAGGAGCGAAAGCGACAGGAGGAACAGGAACGTCAGCGCAGAGAGAGACGTTATGTTCTGCCAGATGAGCCCACCATTATTGTCCACCCCAACTGGGCTGCCAAGAACGGCAAATTCGACTGCAGCATCATGTCCTTGAGTGTGCTGCTGGACTACAGACTCGAGGATAATAAAGAGCACTCCTTTGAG GTGTCTTTGTTTGCTGAATTATTCAATGAGATGCTTCAGCGAGACTTCGGCTACAGGATCTGCAAAGCATTCACCTGTCTTCCGAGCAAGGATGAGAGGAAAGACAAAAAAGAGAAAACTAAAAAAGAGGCAGACCGGAGGGACGTGAAGAAGGAGAGGGATGAAGAAAACGGAGAGCCGGCCAcaaagagaatgagagaggaggatgagaagaggAAG GATGAGGAGAAGGAGAGAGGTATTAAAAGAGAAGAATCCAAAGATGACGATGATAATGAAGacggcagcagcaacaacaacgcTGACGAATACGACCCATTGGAGGCAGAAGACGCAGACGACTACGATGATGATG ACAAAGATGATGAAGACTCTAATGGCAGGGACAGAAGAGACGACCGGCGAGATGAACGGAAATCCAAAGAGAGGTCATCTAAAGATAAA GATGAGAAGAAAAAACAGATGGTGACGTTTAACAAGGATCTGCTGATGGCCTTTGTGTACTTCGACCAGAGTCACAGCGGCTACCTGCTGGAGAAGGACTTGGAGGAGATCATGTACACACTGGGCTTGCATCTCTCCAGAGCTCAG gtgAAGAAATTGTTAAACAAACCACTGGTTAGAGAGTCTTGCCATTATCGAAAGTTAACGGACAGACCTAAGGACGAGCCGAGCCCCACACTGACCTCTGATGCTCTGACAGACAACCTTTTAG GTAACCAAAGCTTGCTGCCCAGTCTAAAGGTCAAGCGGGAATCAGAGGACAGCAGCGAGTCGTCTAGCCTAATCGTCTACAAGGGATCCATGGTGGATGTGGGAAGCATGATGCAAAAGCTGGAGAAGAGTGAGAAAACCCGAGAGGAAATTGAGCAGAAGCTAATGCAGCAGGACATTAAAATGG AGGAGGACTCAAAGCATATAGTGGAGCTAGAAGCAGCCCACCGCAGTCTTCAGAGGGAGCTGGAGGAGGTGAAGAACAATCTCAGAGAGACCGAGAACAACCTGAGAGCCTCGGACCAGCAGAAAGGCAGCTTTGAGCATCAGCTCCACAGCACAGTGTCCAGCATCGACACCATCATGAAGGAGATAAAGGGCGTTCTATCACAA GGTGACCCTTCAGATGACAGTGACCAAAAAACTCAAGCTAATGGCTCAGATGAGTGA
- the LOC132110864 gene encoding cell division cycle and apoptosis regulator protein 1-like isoform X2 — protein sequence MAQFGGQKNPPWAAQFAATAVSQPGHSGQSLDLNSLHSLGVQQPSLLGASPMYTQQSALASLNTQSAANYQLSQQTAVLQQQAAAAAAAAALQQSQINSALQQYQQQQQQQQQQQPPQAPPQHPPHQQTLYNVPHQLPQPQQALLSQPPVALPTSLSLSNPQQTAQITVSYPTPRSSHQQQTQPQKQRVFTGVVSKLHDTFGFVDEDVFFQLSAVKGKTPQVGDRVLVEAVYNPNMPFKWNAQRIQTLPQLPNQTHQPPQPLPQVSPQLSSFYSEAGMQRYSDMHSAVDSRQNNQPPGPNMMKQGPTMLQSLPPPTTFSVQAQGPPPSLLQAQLSAASLAPLLQNPPQPLLPQPSPKDSVFSGGLLQPPVRMMPQPQQVRRVDPSPRFPSRSDRPELILRKDDRSRERDRERRRSRERSPPRKRSRDRSPRRERSPRRPRKVVPRYTVQFSKFSLDSYNCDVMELRRRYQSLYIPSDFFDAVFTWVDAFPLTRPFTFGNYCNFHIMHKEVDSLVKNTAVLDPHDANHTYSAKVMLLANPSLDELYHKSCALAEDPAELRDSFQHPARLIKFLVGMRGKDEAMAIGGHWSPSLDGADPENDASVLIKTAIRCCKALTGIDLSLCTQWYRFAEIRYHRPEETHKGRTVPAHVETVVLFLPDVWHCLPTRSEWEGLSRGLKEQLAEKLVAERKEADGEQEEEDKDEDDLKEVTTPTHWAKLDPKSMKVNDLRKELESRTLSSKGLKSQLIARLTKQLKVEEQVEESKEPEKPEPPSVEEDESCRPEDDREEEERKRQEEQERQRRERRYVLPDEPTIIVHPNWAAKNGKFDCSIMSLSVLLDYRLEDNKEHSFEVSLFAELFNEMLQRDFGYRICKAFTCLPSKDERKDKKEKTKKEADRRDVKKERDEENGEPATKRMREEDEKRKDEEKERGIKREESKDDDDNEDGSSNNNADEYDPLEAEDADDYDDDDKDDEDSNGRDRRDDRRDERKSKERSSKDKDEKKKQMVTFNKDLLMAFVYFDQSHSGYLLEKDLEEIMYTLGLHLSRAQVKKLLNKPLVRESCHYRKLTDRPKDEPSPTLTSDALTDNLLGNQSLLPSLKVKRESEDSSESSSLIVYKGSMVDVGSMMQKLEKSEKTREEIEQKLMQQDIKMEEDSKHIVELEAAHRSLQRELEEVKNNLRETENNLRASDQQKGSFEHQLHSTVSSIDTIMKEIKGVLSQGDPSDDSDQKTQANGSDE from the exons ATGGCCCAGTTCGGGGGTCAGAAGAACCCTCCGTGGGCGGCCCAGTTCGCCGCCACAGCAGTTTCACAGCCCGGCCACTCAggacagtcactggacctgaacagTTTACACT CGTTAGGAGTACAGCAGCCGTCCCTCTTGGGAGCGTCTCCTATGTACACTCAGCAGTCGGCTTTAGCCTCCCTCAACACACAGTCGGCTGCCAACTACCAGCTCTCGCAGCAGACCGCAGTGCTCCAGCAGCAGGCCGCAGCAGCCGCTGCTGCAGCAGCATTACAGCAG TCGCAGATCAATTCAGCCCTGCAGCAGtatcagcagcagcaacaacaacaacagcagcagcagccgcctCAAGCCCCCCCACAACACCCTCCACATCAACAAACTCTATACAACGTCCCACATCAG CTTCCACAACCCCAACAAGCCCTGCTATCACAG CCCCCTGTTGCCTTGCCAACCAGCCTGAGCCTGTCAAACCCACAGCAGACGGCACAGATAACCGTATCCTACCCGACCCCGCGCTCCAGCCACCAACAGCAGACCCAACCCCAAAAGCAGCGTGTTTTCACCGGGGTCGTCAGCAAGCTACACGATACTTTCGGCTTTGTTGATGAGGATGTCTTCTTCCAGCTCAG tgcggTTAAGGGGAAAACACCCCAAGTCGGCGATCGTGTTCTGGTGGAAGCTGTCTACAATCCCAACATGCCTTTCAAGTGGAATGCCCAGCGCATCCAGACGTTACCTCAGCTGCCCAACCAAACG CACCAGCCGCCTCAGCCCTTACCTCAGGTTTCCCCACAGCTGTCCAGCTTTTACTCTGAAGCAGGAATGCAGCGCTACTCTGACATGCACTCTGCGGTGGATTCAAGACAAAAT AATCAACCACCAGGCCCAAACATGATGAAACAAGGTCCCACCATGCTGCAGTCTCTCCCCCCGCCCACCACGTTCAGCGTCCAGGCCCAGGGACCTCCTCCATCTCTTCTGCAGGCCCAGCTCTCAGCTGCCTCTCTGGCCCCACTGCTGCAGAACCCCCCACAGCCCCTGCTTCCCCAGCCTTCCCCTAAAG ACTCTGTGTTCTCAGGGGGTTTGCTACAGCCCCCGGTGCGGATGATGCCTCAGCCGCAACAGGTGAGGCGCGTGGACCCCTCACCCCGCTTCCCCAGCCGAAGTGACCGACCAGAACTCATCCTGAGGAAAGATGACCGCAG TCGGGAAAGAGATCGAGAGCGAAGGAGATCAAGAGAACGTTCACCCCCACGGAAGCGTTCTAGAGACCGGTCTCCTCGCAGAGAGCGCTCTCCAAGACGGCCACGCAAAGTCGTCCCAAGATATACAGTGCAGTTCTCCAAATTCTCTCTCGATAG TTACAACTGTGACGTGATGGAGTTGCGGCGGAGGTATCAGAGCCTCTACATCCCCAGTGACTTCTTTGACGCTGTGTTTACCTGGGTAGACGCCTTTCCTTTAACACGGCCTTTCACTTTTGGAAACTACTGTAACTTCCACATCATGCATAAAGAGGTGGACTCTCTGGTGAAGAACACGGCTGTGCTGGACCCCCATGATGCCAATCACACGTACAGCGCAAAG GTAATGCTACTGGCCAATCCTAGTCTAGATGAGCTGTACCATAAGTCCTGTGCTCTGGCAGAAGATCCAGCAGAGCTGAGAGACTCCTTCCAGCACCCTGCCCGCCTCATCAAG TTCCTGGTGGGGATGCGGGGCAAGGACGAGGCTATGGCCATCGGGGGTCACTGGTCTCCCTCTTTGGATGGGGCCGACCCGGAAAACGATGCCTCGGTTCTTATAAAGACAGCCATACGTTGTTGTAAGGCTCTGACAGGCATTGATCTGAGTTTATGTACCCAGTG GTATCGTTTTGCAGAGATACGCTATCACCGCCCTGAGGAGACTCACAAAGGGCGGACAGTCCCCGCACATGTGGAGACAGTGGTTTTATTTCTCCCGGATGTTTGGCATTGTCTTCCTACCCGCTCAGAGTGGGAGGGCCTGTCCCGTGGACTCAAGGAGCAGCTGGCAGAGAAACTCGTGGCTGAACGGAAGGAGGCTGATGGAGAACAG GAGGAGGAGGATAAGGATGAAGATGATTTAAAGGAAGTCACTACCCCAACTCACTGGGCCAAGCTTGATCCGAAATCCATGAAG GTCAATGACTTGCGTAAGGAGTTGGAGAGCCGTACACTGAGCTCTAAAGGGCTGAAGTCTCAGCTGATCGCTCGCCTCACCAAACAGCTGAAGGTGGAGGAGCAGGTGGAGGAGTCAAAGGAGCCGGAGAAGCCAGAACCTCCGAGTGTGGAGGAAGATGAGTCCTGCAGACCGGAGGATGACCGAGAG GAAGAGGAGCGAAAGCGACAGGAGGAACAGGAACGTCAGCGCAGAGAGAGACGTTATGTTCTGCCAGATGAGCCCACCATTATTGTCCACCCCAACTGGGCTGCCAAGAACGGCAAATTCGACTGCAGCATCATGTCCTTGAGTGTGCTGCTGGACTACAGACTCGAGGATAATAAAGAGCACTCCTTTGAG GTGTCTTTGTTTGCTGAATTATTCAATGAGATGCTTCAGCGAGACTTCGGCTACAGGATCTGCAAAGCATTCACCTGTCTTCCGAGCAAGGATGAGAGGAAAGACAAAAAAGAGAAAACTAAAAAAGAGGCAGACCGGAGGGACGTGAAGAAGGAGAGGGATGAAGAAAACGGAGAGCCGGCCAcaaagagaatgagagaggaggatgagaagaggAAG GATGAGGAGAAGGAGAGAGGTATTAAAAGAGAAGAATCCAAAGATGACGATGATAATGAAGacggcagcagcaacaacaacgcTGACGAATACGACCCATTGGAGGCAGAAGACGCAGACGACTACGATGATGATG ACAAAGATGATGAAGACTCTAATGGCAGGGACAGAAGAGACGACCGGCGAGATGAACGGAAATCCAAAGAGAGGTCATCTAAAGATAAA GATGAGAAGAAAAAACAGATGGTGACGTTTAACAAGGATCTGCTGATGGCCTTTGTGTACTTCGACCAGAGTCACAGCGGCTACCTGCTGGAGAAGGACTTGGAGGAGATCATGTACACACTGGGCTTGCATCTCTCCAGAGCTCAG gtgAAGAAATTGTTAAACAAACCACTGGTTAGAGAGTCTTGCCATTATCGAAAGTTAACGGACAGACCTAAGGACGAGCCGAGCCCCACACTGACCTCTGATGCTCTGACAGACAACCTTTTAG GTAACCAAAGCTTGCTGCCCAGTCTAAAGGTCAAGCGGGAATCAGAGGACAGCAGCGAGTCGTCTAGCCTAATCGTCTACAAGGGATCCATGGTGGATGTGGGAAGCATGATGCAAAAGCTGGAGAAGAGTGAGAAAACCCGAGAGGAAATTGAGCAGAAGCTAATGCAGCAGGACATTAAAATGG AGGAGGACTCAAAGCATATAGTGGAGCTAGAAGCAGCCCACCGCAGTCTTCAGAGGGAGCTGGAGGAGGTGAAGAACAATCTCAGAGAGACCGAGAACAACCTGAGAGCCTCGGACCAGCAGAAAGGCAGCTTTGAGCATCAGCTCCACAGCACAGTGTCCAGCATCGACACCATCATGAAGGAGATAAAGGGCGTTCTATCACAA GGTGACCCTTCAGATGACAGTGACCAAAAAACTCAAGCTAATGGCTCAGATGAGTGA
- the LOC132110864 gene encoding cell division cycle and apoptosis regulator protein 1-like isoform X4 — MAQFGGQKNPPWAAQFAATAVSQPGHSGQSLDLNSLHSLGVQQPSLLGASPMYTQQSALASLNTQSAANYQLSQQTAVLQQQAAAAAAAAALQQSQINSALQQYQQQQQQQQQQQPPQAPPQHPPHQQTLYNVPHQLPQPQQALLSQPPVALPTSLSLSNPQQTAQITVSYPTPRSSHQQQTQPQKQRVFTGVVSKLHDTFGFVDEDVFFQLSAVKGKTPQVGDRVLVEAVYNPNMPFKWNAQRIQTLPQLPNQTNQPPGPNMMKQGPTMLQSLPPPTTFSVQAQGPPPSLLQAQLSAASLAPLLQNPPQPLLPQPSPKDSVFSGGLLQPPVRMMPQPQQVRRVDPSPRFPSRSDRPELILRKDDRSRERDRERRRSRERSPPRKRSRDRSPRRERSPRRPRKVVPRYTVQFSKFSLDSYNCDVMELRRRYQSLYIPSDFFDAVFTWVDAFPLTRPFTFGNYCNFHIMHKEVDSLVKNTAVLDPHDANHTYSAKVMLLANPSLDELYHKSCALAEDPAELRDSFQHPARLIKFLVGMRGKDEAMAIGGHWSPSLDGADPENDASVLIKTAIRCCKALTGIDLSLCTQWYRFAEIRYHRPEETHKGRTVPAHVETVVLFLPDVWHCLPTRSEWEGLSRGLKEQLAEKLVAERKEADGEQEEEDKDEDDLKEVTTPTHWAKLDPKSMKVNDLRKELESRTLSSKGLKSQLIARLTKQLKVEEQVEESKEPEKPEPPSVEEDESCRPEDDREEEERKRQEEQERQRRERRYVLPDEPTIIVHPNWAAKNGKFDCSIMSLSVLLDYRLEDNKEHSFEVSLFAELFNEMLQRDFGYRICKAFTCLPSKDERKDKKEKTKKEADRRDVKKERDEENGEPATKRMREEDEKRKDEEKERGIKREESKDDDDNEDGSSNNNADEYDPLEAEDADDYDDDDKDDEDSNGRDRRDDRRDERKSKERSSKDKDEKKKQMVTFNKDLLMAFVYFDQSHSGYLLEKDLEEIMYTLGLHLSRAQVKKLLNKPLVRESCHYRKLTDRPKDEPSPTLTSDALTDNLLGNQSLLPSLKVKRESEDSSESSSLIVYKGSMVDVGSMMQKLEKSEKTREEIEQKLMQQDIKMEEDSKHIVELEAAHRSLQRELEEVKNNLRETENNLRASDQQKGSFEHQLHSTVSSIDTIMKEIKGVLSQGDPSDDSDQKTQANGSDE, encoded by the exons ATGGCCCAGTTCGGGGGTCAGAAGAACCCTCCGTGGGCGGCCCAGTTCGCCGCCACAGCAGTTTCACAGCCCGGCCACTCAggacagtcactggacctgaacagTTTACACT CGTTAGGAGTACAGCAGCCGTCCCTCTTGGGAGCGTCTCCTATGTACACTCAGCAGTCGGCTTTAGCCTCCCTCAACACACAGTCGGCTGCCAACTACCAGCTCTCGCAGCAGACCGCAGTGCTCCAGCAGCAGGCCGCAGCAGCCGCTGCTGCAGCAGCATTACAGCAG TCGCAGATCAATTCAGCCCTGCAGCAGtatcagcagcagcaacaacaacaacagcagcagcagccgcctCAAGCCCCCCCACAACACCCTCCACATCAACAAACTCTATACAACGTCCCACATCAG CTTCCACAACCCCAACAAGCCCTGCTATCACAG CCCCCTGTTGCCTTGCCAACCAGCCTGAGCCTGTCAAACCCACAGCAGACGGCACAGATAACCGTATCCTACCCGACCCCGCGCTCCAGCCACCAACAGCAGACCCAACCCCAAAAGCAGCGTGTTTTCACCGGGGTCGTCAGCAAGCTACACGATACTTTCGGCTTTGTTGATGAGGATGTCTTCTTCCAGCTCAG tgcggTTAAGGGGAAAACACCCCAAGTCGGCGATCGTGTTCTGGTGGAAGCTGTCTACAATCCCAACATGCCTTTCAAGTGGAATGCCCAGCGCATCCAGACGTTACCTCAGCTGCCCAACCAAACG AATCAACCACCAGGCCCAAACATGATGAAACAAGGTCCCACCATGCTGCAGTCTCTCCCCCCGCCCACCACGTTCAGCGTCCAGGCCCAGGGACCTCCTCCATCTCTTCTGCAGGCCCAGCTCTCAGCTGCCTCTCTGGCCCCACTGCTGCAGAACCCCCCACAGCCCCTGCTTCCCCAGCCTTCCCCTAAAG ACTCTGTGTTCTCAGGGGGTTTGCTACAGCCCCCGGTGCGGATGATGCCTCAGCCGCAACAGGTGAGGCGCGTGGACCCCTCACCCCGCTTCCCCAGCCGAAGTGACCGACCAGAACTCATCCTGAGGAAAGATGACCGCAG TCGGGAAAGAGATCGAGAGCGAAGGAGATCAAGAGAACGTTCACCCCCACGGAAGCGTTCTAGAGACCGGTCTCCTCGCAGAGAGCGCTCTCCAAGACGGCCACGCAAAGTCGTCCCAAGATATACAGTGCAGTTCTCCAAATTCTCTCTCGATAG TTACAACTGTGACGTGATGGAGTTGCGGCGGAGGTATCAGAGCCTCTACATCCCCAGTGACTTCTTTGACGCTGTGTTTACCTGGGTAGACGCCTTTCCTTTAACACGGCCTTTCACTTTTGGAAACTACTGTAACTTCCACATCATGCATAAAGAGGTGGACTCTCTGGTGAAGAACACGGCTGTGCTGGACCCCCATGATGCCAATCACACGTACAGCGCAAAG GTAATGCTACTGGCCAATCCTAGTCTAGATGAGCTGTACCATAAGTCCTGTGCTCTGGCAGAAGATCCAGCAGAGCTGAGAGACTCCTTCCAGCACCCTGCCCGCCTCATCAAG TTCCTGGTGGGGATGCGGGGCAAGGACGAGGCTATGGCCATCGGGGGTCACTGGTCTCCCTCTTTGGATGGGGCCGACCCGGAAAACGATGCCTCGGTTCTTATAAAGACAGCCATACGTTGTTGTAAGGCTCTGACAGGCATTGATCTGAGTTTATGTACCCAGTG GTATCGTTTTGCAGAGATACGCTATCACCGCCCTGAGGAGACTCACAAAGGGCGGACAGTCCCCGCACATGTGGAGACAGTGGTTTTATTTCTCCCGGATGTTTGGCATTGTCTTCCTACCCGCTCAGAGTGGGAGGGCCTGTCCCGTGGACTCAAGGAGCAGCTGGCAGAGAAACTCGTGGCTGAACGGAAGGAGGCTGATGGAGAACAG GAGGAGGAGGATAAGGATGAAGATGATTTAAAGGAAGTCACTACCCCAACTCACTGGGCCAAGCTTGATCCGAAATCCATGAAG GTCAATGACTTGCGTAAGGAGTTGGAGAGCCGTACACTGAGCTCTAAAGGGCTGAAGTCTCAGCTGATCGCTCGCCTCACCAAACAGCTGAAGGTGGAGGAGCAGGTGGAGGAGTCAAAGGAGCCGGAGAAGCCAGAACCTCCGAGTGTGGAGGAAGATGAGTCCTGCAGACCGGAGGATGACCGAGAG GAAGAGGAGCGAAAGCGACAGGAGGAACAGGAACGTCAGCGCAGAGAGAGACGTTATGTTCTGCCAGATGAGCCCACCATTATTGTCCACCCCAACTGGGCTGCCAAGAACGGCAAATTCGACTGCAGCATCATGTCCTTGAGTGTGCTGCTGGACTACAGACTCGAGGATAATAAAGAGCACTCCTTTGAG GTGTCTTTGTTTGCTGAATTATTCAATGAGATGCTTCAGCGAGACTTCGGCTACAGGATCTGCAAAGCATTCACCTGTCTTCCGAGCAAGGATGAGAGGAAAGACAAAAAAGAGAAAACTAAAAAAGAGGCAGACCGGAGGGACGTGAAGAAGGAGAGGGATGAAGAAAACGGAGAGCCGGCCAcaaagagaatgagagaggaggatgagaagaggAAG GATGAGGAGAAGGAGAGAGGTATTAAAAGAGAAGAATCCAAAGATGACGATGATAATGAAGacggcagcagcaacaacaacgcTGACGAATACGACCCATTGGAGGCAGAAGACGCAGACGACTACGATGATGATG ACAAAGATGATGAAGACTCTAATGGCAGGGACAGAAGAGACGACCGGCGAGATGAACGGAAATCCAAAGAGAGGTCATCTAAAGATAAA GATGAGAAGAAAAAACAGATGGTGACGTTTAACAAGGATCTGCTGATGGCCTTTGTGTACTTCGACCAGAGTCACAGCGGCTACCTGCTGGAGAAGGACTTGGAGGAGATCATGTACACACTGGGCTTGCATCTCTCCAGAGCTCAG gtgAAGAAATTGTTAAACAAACCACTGGTTAGAGAGTCTTGCCATTATCGAAAGTTAACGGACAGACCTAAGGACGAGCCGAGCCCCACACTGACCTCTGATGCTCTGACAGACAACCTTTTAG GTAACCAAAGCTTGCTGCCCAGTCTAAAGGTCAAGCGGGAATCAGAGGACAGCAGCGAGTCGTCTAGCCTAATCGTCTACAAGGGATCCATGGTGGATGTGGGAAGCATGATGCAAAAGCTGGAGAAGAGTGAGAAAACCCGAGAGGAAATTGAGCAGAAGCTAATGCAGCAGGACATTAAAATGG AGGAGGACTCAAAGCATATAGTGGAGCTAGAAGCAGCCCACCGCAGTCTTCAGAGGGAGCTGGAGGAGGTGAAGAACAATCTCAGAGAGACCGAGAACAACCTGAGAGCCTCGGACCAGCAGAAAGGCAGCTTTGAGCATCAGCTCCACAGCACAGTGTCCAGCATCGACACCATCATGAAGGAGATAAAGGGCGTTCTATCACAA GGTGACCCTTCAGATGACAGTGACCAAAAAACTCAAGCTAATGGCTCAGATGAGTGA